From a region of the Danio aesculapii chromosome 4, fDanAes4.1, whole genome shotgun sequence genome:
- the LOC130222361 gene encoding gastrula zinc finger protein XlCGF8.2DB-like, producing MAFIKEESEDVKIEETFRVKQEDRQEQTDLIEENEGSKEEEHHVKIEEKTHFQTDGILKRRDKNFFTCTQCGKSFGRQSSLKIHMRIHTGEKPFTCTQCGMSFIQSSHLNNHMKIHTGEKPFACTQCVKSFSISSSLNLHMRIHTGENPFKCTQCGKSFSQSAHLNEHMMSHTGEKPFTCTQCGKSFSISSSLNGHMRIHTGEKPFTCTQCGKSFSQSSSLNRHMRIHTGDKPFTCTQCGRSFSCSSSLNSHMRIHSREKPFTCTQCGKSFSISSSLNSHMRIHTGEKPFTCTQCGKSFSISSSLNSHMRIHTGEKPFTCTQCGKSFSQSSSLNRHLRIHTGKKPFTFT from the coding sequence acctaattgaagagaatgaggggagtaaagaggaggaacatcatgtcaaaattgaggaaaaaactcattttcagactgatggtattttgaaaaggagagacaagaattttttcacctgcactcagtgtggaaagagttttggaagacaaagcagtcttaaaattcacatgaggatccacactggagaaaaaccattcacatgcactcagtgtggaatgagtttcatccaatcatcacaccttaataatcacatgaaaatccacactggagagaaaccattcgcatgcactcagtgtgtgaagagtttcagcatatcgtcatcccttaatctacacatgaggatccacactggagagaaccctttcaaatgcactcagtgtgggaagagtttcagccaatcagcacaccttaatgaacacatgatgagccacactggagagaaaccattcacatgcactcagtgtgggaagagtttcagcatatcatcatcccttaatggtcacatgaggatccacactggagagaaaccatttacatgcactcagtgtgggaagagtttcagccaatcatcatcccttaatagacacatgaggatccacactggagataagccattcacatgcactcagtgtgggaggagtttcagctgctcatcatcccttaatagtcacatgaggatccactctcgagagaaaccattcacatgcactcagtgtgggaagagtttcagcatatcatcatcccttaatagtcacatgaggatccacactggagagaaacctttcacatgcactcagtgtgggaagagtttcagcatatcatcatcccttaatagtcacatgaggatccacactggagagaaaccatttacatgcactcagtgtgggaagagtttcagccaatcatcatcccttaatagacacctgaggatccacactggaaagAAACCATTCACTTTCACTTAa